DNA sequence from the Gouania willdenowi chromosome 21, fGouWil2.1, whole genome shotgun sequence genome:
CTTATTCTATGTAACAGTTTTCTACaagattataaaaaataaaagatatggaattttctggtttaaaaaccctgtcttattattgaaggaacatttgttttacttttttgcttaagtacatttagtagcatgtactttaatacttttactcaagtaagggagaaACTTCAATCAGTCATTATTTATTCCagtatctatactttcacttgagtagtgaagactagtacttttgccacctcaactggtaaataaagccttGAGAGCCTTGGTGGTGATGGTGTCTGATGAGTTTGTCTTTCCACACCAGTCCCAGAGCCTCCTCAGATCGTCCGTCACATGGTGCCTCAGACGGTGGAGGCTGGGAAGCCGGCGCGGTTCTCAGTGCAGGTCAGCGGGGTTCCTCCTCCCCAGGTCAGCTGGTACAAGGACTCCCAGCCTCTCTCACCTGGCTTCAAATGCAAGTTCCTGCATGACGGCACCAAGCACACGCTGCTGCTTATCGAGGTCTTCCCTGAGGATGGCGCCACCTACAGCTGTGAAGCTAAGAACGAGTGCGGCTCCGTCACTAGCTCCGCATCCCTTAGGGTGGAAGGTACAACCAACACACACGCTAACATTTAGCTGAAGGTAGAACTTTTAGCCACACTTAAGACTTCAGACACTAATGACCAACAGATTGAGTGACTAAACAAAGCCAGAGGCCACTTGACCCTTCCTATTAAAACCAGATCAAGGCCACATCCTCCCCATCCTGGTTCAGGCCTGTTCCTCTCTCACTGTGAGATGATTCTGTTCTTTCAGTACCTGAGGTGGCTTCCCCTGAGTCGCCGTCACTTCCTGCTCCTCCCGTCATCGTGTCGCCCATCAGCAGCACCTCAGCTAAGGAAGGAGAACCAGCTCGGTTCCAGTGCAGAGTCCGAGGAGGCGGTATGAtaactttgtgtgtttcacTGCTTTACCTGTACTCAACAAATGTTTAGTAGAGGTAAAAAAGACTGAAACAGGAAGAAGAATTAGAGTTGTCATGGTTACCTTTGCAGACAAAATGAGACAAGCAAATTAAAATAGAATCAATCCTAAAGAAATACCTAAACAAACGTGACAAAAGAAGGTTGAGATTCACGtggatttcaaagtaaaatgatCCTTCAACACGTGACACTGCAGGGTGCTGATTGGACATTGCCATTATTCCCCAGTGTTCCGATTGGTTCTCGCTCAGTGCTGACGTCCTCTTTCTTGGTTCCAGACGTGAGGATCAGCTGGTTCCATGGTGACGTGGAGATGAGGCAGTCGGACTTGTGTCGCATGTCTCAGTTTGATGACGTGTGTCAGCTAGAGGTGTTAAAGGTCTACGCTGAGGACGAAGGACAGTACAGCTGTGGGGTGACCAACAGTGCCGGCACCGCCTCCTGCTCTGCCTCACTGACACTGGAGggtgagtttgacatgtgtgtcTGTCGGTAGGTTTACTGTGAGTCATTAAACaagcagccccccccccccccgctgtGGGTCTATTGTGCTCCCCCTTCCCAGTCCTCGCCACAGTATGGGTGGAGCAGAACAAGTCAACACACACTTTGTTTCAGGTCCAACTCAAACCAGTTTGGTCGTCCTGCAGAAACTGAGTCAGAAACCCATCTTCATCCAGCCCCTCTCCAGCTGCACCGTAGCTCACGGCGCGGTGGCGCGGTTCCACGCCCTCGTGTCTGGAACCCCGCCGCTCCATTTGGACTGGTTCCACAACCAAGATCCGGTGCAACCGGACAAGAACGTGGTGTTCCACTTTGACGAGGCGAGCGGTGCCGCCACGCTCATCGTGGTAGACGCCTTCCCCGAACATGCGGGACAGTACACCTCCATGGCCAGAAACCGGTGGGGGAAGGCCGTGAGCATGGCCACCCTCACCGTGAGCGCAGAGGAGGAAGGAGAAGGTAAAGGATCATCATCGAGCACTGAAGACTGCAACTAACTCACGACTCCTCCCTCAGAGCACCTCCTCCTCTGACATCACATCCTGTGTGTTCCCAGTGTTCCTCCTTAGTAACTCCGCCCTCTGTAGGAATGTGTGGTGGTTTCTAATTGATTTTGGACCAGTTTCAGTATCACCTTGTGGGCAAGTCTGAACTGGTTCTACTGTTGTTTAATAGATAATTCATATTAAGAAATGTTCCAGTCCAACCTTCACTATATTAATGTTTAGACTTTAGAATTCTCTGACTGTTTCTTATGAGACTTTGTGATCCTGTCCTTCAAAGTTTCAGATGAAGGTCCTGAAAAAAAGACCTGCTCAGGAGAAAAGGCTGTGGTTGTTAAAGAATTTTGAATCATGGTGTGAAGCTCCGTGAGGAGAACTCTAACCATGTCTTCTTCCTTTGCAGTGACTCACGTCAGGGAGCAGATCGAAACCCGCGTTGAGCAGGAGGTCAAAGGTAAGCCTCCTGTCCTGGAGTAACGGAGTAGAGGAGCTGTTAGTGGGAGCTGTGGTCCAACCTGGAGTAAAGCTGGTGCTGCATGTGCTGGTTGGATCACAGCTTCCTCTTCAGTCCCTCAGTCTGCATGAACAGCTCCATGTCAACACGTCTCCTGGTGGATTCCTCTCTCAGACCTTCACTTCTTCTGCAGGCACTACCAAAGTGTCTTTGATGTTCTGCATccaaaatgttctttttgtgtTGGCATGAGGGTTTCTATGATCTGTTCCCAGAAAAAGGCACAGGATGGTATCTTTTAAAGCTCTGGAACATGAACTGCTCTTTAAAAGATATGTAGGTTTGACTGCATCTGGAACTGAGACCTTCCTCTTGCAATATATTCCTTAGTCTGGCTTGCAGATAGTGGGATGTGGCTCCTGTTGTTTGTTCTCCAATAACACCAGTAAAACTATATTAGTTCGAATAAACGCCTTCTCACTGCGCTCTACCGCTCAAAGGTCACCTTTAAATGTAAGGATTAGAAAAGGGCGTTTATTCTCCTGTCTGCAAGTCAGGTAAGGATTACTGTAGCACGGACCAACAGCCGGAGCGTAAACCATGCCGACACTTTTGGAAAAATGCTCTCAATAATTAAACAATTTATCTTTTGAAGAAATTTCCACAGACGAAGGATCAAAACTCCCGCTGGTTTCTAATAAACAGAATCCAGTCTTGCGTTTATTCGAACCAATATGGTGAGTGACATAATTTCTTACAGCATTGTGACTCCCAGCATGCAATTTTTTCCATCAATGAATAATGAAATTGGTTTTAGTGTGCAGGCAGACGTCCAGCTGACCTTCTGCTTCTCTTCACAGAGACGCAGAGCGGCGCTGAGCTGAGAGCTGCTTTTTCTGACACCGAAGACTTTGTGGACCTTGGACTGGCGTTGTCCATCAGCTCAtggacagaaaacatgaaaccGTCATTCACTAAAAAGCTGAAGCTGCAGTCGGTGCTGGAGGGAGAACCGGTGGAGATGAGATGTAAACTGACGGCCTTTCCCCCACCGACGGTCCTGTGGTTCCATAACAATAGGTCCATTCCCAAGGAGCGCAGACGGCGTATCTACACCAACAGCAGCATGCACATGCACACCACTGCTCTGGTAATAAGCGGTGTTAAAGAGAAGGACTCAGGCAGTTACAAAGTCATGGCGTTAAACTCAGAGGGTTCGGCCGAGTCAACGGCCTCACTTTTGGTCTCACTGAGGGAAGAACAGTCTGCTAACTACCTGAACTTAGCTCGACTCACGCATAAAGCCCATGAGCACGTAAATACCACGGCAGAGCAGCGGAAAGAGCAAAAGTTTAGGGTTGAACTCCGGTGTGTCGGGTCTCCCTTTGACAAAATGTCCAAAGCTCATCGAGGAAAAGCTCGGTCTAAACACGCCCTGGTGCGTACGGTCTACTTCAGATCCGCGTTTCATTCAAAAGAAACGGAGTCTGCAGTCGAGTCAAAGCCTTTAGAAACTGCATCTGAACTTGCTCCGTCTCCTCCACTCATGTTTGACAGGCCAGAACGCTTCAATGACCGGTTCAGTGATATCTACTGTGACCGACGCACCGGCGCTCAGTTCAGTGATAAGTTTAGTGACCGATGCAGCGACAGGTACAGTGAGAGGTTCAGTGACACAGAGAGCCTCCACAACGAGGTCAGAACCAAACTCAGCACTCTTCAAAAGGCAGTGAGACAGAAGAAGAGGCTCTCGGTCTCTACCATGTCCTCCTCTGAGTTTGACCTTGAGTCTGTAGTGAGTGAGTCCAGTTATGCAGATTACATCGACAAGCTCCGTGTCAAACCCGCCTCACTGCCCGATGTTCAGCATTTCAACGCAGCTTCTAGTTTGGGGGAGACACATAGGATGCTGTTTCAAGGTACAGCATCATCACTGGAGCTTTCCCGCCCCCACAGCAGGCACTCCTTTGAGCCCCAGTCCAGAACTAGAGCAATACAGATAATGAAAGGTGAACTTGTTGAAACAatagaaagacacacacaattTACATCAGTTGGTTCCCCTGAGGAGACACCAGCGATAGAGAGTTTTGATCGGCCTCGGGGTGATTGTGGGTTAGAACAGATGTCAGGTTCACATCCAAGTGTGGTTTCAGATCCTGGAGTGAATGCTACAAATGTTAAAATGGAGCCGATTCACTCAGAAAGTGTGTTTGATTCTGAAAAGGCATCATATCCACCAACAGCAGTGACGTGTAGAGAATCAAATACAAAGGGGCCAAGTCAAGAGGAGATAAAGCGCATCATAGAGTCAACCAGGTCCAAGCCACTGACTGAGTTTTTTAGTGAAACTGAGAGAGCTGAACTCAGCACAAGATATTTTACCTCAGAATCATTGCAGAGAGAAGAATGTGGAAAAGTGCAGAGAACTTTGGGAGCTGATCCAGTCCAGAGTGAAAAAAGACTAGTTTCCTCAAAGATCAAAACATGGCAGCATGAAAgtccagagtgtgaaaaagaGTTTGATGCTGACTTCGATGTATCCATAGAGGCTGATACTCAGTACATGGAGCCCACGAGACTCAGGTACCCACACCATGATGTACTAATAGAGTCTTTGTCGCCTTTTAATGCTAAAAACGCATCCAAAGTAGAATCAAACATGGCTGTAACCATGTCGCCATCAAAGTCCTCTCAAGAACAAGCCAGAAGAGATGGTCCGAAGCTGTCAGCAGTGGATCAACAGCAAGAATATCCAAAAGCTAGGGCACCAATAATAGCTGTCAGACCTGAACAGGTTAAAGAAGAGGTTCCACAAAGGATGGTACAGAAATCCCCAAAAATAACCTTCAAAGCATCAGAAGTCAAAGAAGACTTAACACAGTGCCAGAGGTTTGACCACAGACTTGGATCATCTCCAAGGCTGATGAGGTCAACCAGAGAAGAGACTGTAACAGCAGACAGCAGAGAAGCTCACACCTCAAGGATgtttgaggaggaggaggaacaggACACTCTGAGAGCTCAGTATGAGAGAAGCCTGGAGGTCGAACGAATAGAGTGTGAGGAGAAACTACTCACTCTCAGGATCCGAAAATGGCAACAGGGCATGCGAATGTCAGAAGATGATTTGCCTATGCCACCTGAACTGCAGTACATGAAACCAGATGAGCCAGTTTACACTCGGCAGGAAACAGTAGTCCAAGATCAGACAGGACAAAGGCCCACAGTCCCACCTAGAGTCAAGGCCAGTCcagtagacacacacacagaaccatcAGTTTCTCTTCTACAAAAATCCCCCAGAGGAAAGAGTCTACCAGCAGAGGTGAAATCAGAGGCAAAGACCACCTCCACAACAGAGAATGTGTTTGAGGAGAACAGAGAGGATGAAGAAAAACCTAAAGTACATGCTACCGTGTCAGAATCAAGATCACTAAGAGCCCAGGAGCAGGCAGAACAGGAGAACACATCAGCTCCACCACCCAAACCTAGAGTCGAGGAAAGTCCAAtagacacacaaacagaaccatcTGTTTCTCTTCTGCACAAATCAATCAGAGTAAATGCTCCACCAGCGGAGGTGAAGTCGGAAGAAAAAAGAACTTTAACCACAGAGAATGTGCTTGAGAAGAACAGAGAGGACGGATTAAAACCTAAAGTACACATGGCCATATCAGAATCAAGATCACTGAGAGCCCAGGGGCAGATAGAACAGGAGAACACATCAGCTCCACCGTCCAAACCTAGAGTCAAGGCCAGTCcagtagacacacacacagaaccatcAGTTTCTCTTCTACAAAAATCCCCCAGAGGAAAGAGTCTACCAGCAGAGGTGAAATCAGAGGCAAAGACCACCTCAACAACAGAGAATGTGTTTGAGGAGAACAGAGAGGATGAAGAAAAACCTAAAGTACATGCTACCGTGTCAGAATCAAGATCACTAAGAGCCCAGGAGCAGGCAGAACAGGAGAACACATCAGCTCCACCACCCAAACCTAGAGTCGAGGAAAGTCCAAtagacacacaaacagaaccatcTGTTTCTCTTCTGCACAAATCAATCAGAGTAAATGCTCCACCAGCGGAGGTGAAGTCGGAAGAAAAAAGAACTTTAACCACAGAGAATGTGCTTGAGAAGAACAGAGAGGACGGATTAAAACCAAAAGTACACATGGCCATATCAGAATCAAGATCACTGAGAGCCCAGGGGCAGATAGAACAGGAGAACACATCAGCTCCACCGTCCAAACCTAGAGTCAAGGCAAGTCCAAtagacacacaaacagaaccatcTGTTTATCTTCTGCACAAATCCCCTAGAGGAGAAAGTAGCACAGCAGAGGTGAAGTCCGAGGTAAAGACTACCTCCACAACAGAGAAGATGTTGTTTGAGAAGAACAAGGAGGACAGAGAGCTCCAACTGTCCGTGGAGAATTTGTCTGAGCTGAAGTGTGAGCAGCTTGTCGACGAAGAAGAAGCTTTGACTCAAAGGATCATGAAATGGCAACAGGATGTTCTGATGGAGCAGGATCGGGCTATGAAGGAGGACTCTGACTGGATCCAAGATTACCCAGCAGAGACGAGCACAGAGCAGAAACAACCAAAGGTGCAACATGACCTTCAGCCTTTTCTGGAAAAAACAGCCAAGGAGAAGTTTGTGTTGAGTGTGTCTGCAGACACAGAGGACATGGGTCTGCAGTTGGGGTCACCAGTCCAGGACCAAGGCACCAAGCTGCAGAGAGAATGTGAGGAGGAGGCTCTCACTCAGCGCATCCTGAAGTGGCAGGAGGGTGTCGGTGGACAGGAAGAACCTGATTGGTCTTTGAACACTCAGTGCAGACAGTCCCGCTCTACAAGCCCCGCTCACTTTACTCTCCCTGCCTCTGAAGACCAACCACACAATGTTTCTTCTCCAACACGTGTTTCTAAATCTTCACATCATCATCCTTCTACCAGTGGAGCTGATCTACAGGGTTTTCCCTCTCACGCCACATCACCAGTGACACATTCACCAAAGGAGGCAGAGTTATATCACAACTTAGGGGTGACATTTACTTCAGTCAGAGAGGAGACGAACAGACAAGCTCTCAGCAATTCTTCTGAGCTTTTCAGAGATAATTTGACCAACCAAAAAGGAACAAGAAGACCATCAAGCAAGGAGAATCTTCCAAAAACTAGCTCTGCAAGCCCAATTCAGTTTCCCACATCTCCATCTGAGAGCCAACCAGGTTGTGTTTCGCCTAAAGCACATCTGCTCCAACATAATCCAACTACCCATGCTGACTCACACCCTACTATATTTTCTCACTTGGCTTCCCAAACAAGACATTCTTCAATAGAGGCTGCTTTACAGCATGACAAAGGTGTAACTTCCACTCTGGTCAGACAGGGAACAAACCATCAACCTCCTCTAGTCCAAACAACCATTGACTTTAATTCgactaaacaaaaagaaacaccaAGAGCATTGAGTAATGAGGGTATTCCAACAACCAGCCCCTGCAAGCCTCAAATGTTTTCTCCTGTCCAAACAGCTAGTGGGTTtgaacagtcttctcacatgaTTTCTAAGGATATTTTCAGAGAGACTTTGACTGATCAAAAAGAAACTAGAAGACCATTGAGTCAAGATCATTTTCCAACAACCTGTCCAGTTCAGCTTCCTACTCCGCTATCTGAGAGCAAACCACAACGTGTTGCTCCTCTCGCATGTGTTCATCCCTCTACCAGTGGAGCTACTATCCAGCATTCTCCATCTTCTCACATTAGTTCTCCAATTAGATGTTCACCAATTGAGGCTACTTTACAACATGACAGAGGTATCACTCCTCCTGCAATCAGAAACAAAACTAGTCACCAATCGCCAGGTCAAATGTTTTCTCCTGTCCAAACAACTCGTGCCCATGATGAAGGGTTGGAACAGTTTCCTCTCTTGATTTCTAAGGAGATTTTCAGAGAGACTTTGACTGACCAAAAAGAGACAAGGAGACCATTGAGTAAGGAGAATC
Encoded proteins:
- the LOC114454834 gene encoding palladin-like, which gives rise to MGGAEQVNTHFVSGPTQTSLVVLQKLSQKPIFIQPLSSCTVAHGAVARFHALVSGTPPLHLDWFHNQDPVQPDKNVVFHFDEASGAATLIVVDAFPEHAGQYTSMARNRWGKAVSMATLTVSAEEEGEEHLLL